Proteins encoded by one window of Sphingomonas ginkgonis:
- the dut gene encoding dUTP diphosphatase, producing the protein MIDIQLCRLPHGEGLPLPAYTTPGAAGMDVVAAEDIDLAPGQRHAVATGFRLAIPEGYEVQVRPRSGLALKHGVTVPNTPGTIDSDYRGELKVIMINHGAETFPVRRGERIAQLVPAAVTQARFAEVADLDDTHRGEGGFGSTGR; encoded by the coding sequence ATGATCGACATCCAGCTTTGCCGCCTGCCGCATGGCGAAGGCCTACCCCTGCCCGCCTACACCACCCCCGGCGCGGCCGGCATGGACGTGGTCGCGGCGGAAGACATCGACCTGGCGCCCGGGCAGCGTCATGCGGTCGCGACCGGCTTTCGCCTTGCCATCCCGGAAGGCTATGAGGTGCAGGTCCGCCCCCGCTCGGGCCTCGCGCTCAAGCATGGCGTCACCGTCCCCAACACGCCGGGCACGATCGACAGCGACTATCGGGGCGAGCTCAAGGTAATCATGATCAATCACGGCGCCGAGACCTTCCCGGTCCGCCGTGGCGAGCGGATTGCCCAGCTGGTTCCCGCCGCGGTCACCCAGGCGCGCTTCGCCGAGGTCGCCGATCTCGACGACACGCACCGCGGCGAGGGCGGGTTCGGGAGCACCGGGCGCTGA
- the mce gene encoding methylmalonyl-CoA epimerase, which yields MKLGRLNHVGVATPSIERSVERYRSLFGAEPHGSAFDLPEQGVKVCFVDAPNMQVELIEPLGPESPIARFLEKNPEGGQHHVCFEVDDIAAARRWFEEKGARILGPTRIGAHGTPIFFLHPKDIGGVLTEIMESPKAAH from the coding sequence ATGAAACTGGGGCGCCTCAACCATGTCGGGGTCGCCACTCCGTCGATCGAGCGGAGCGTCGAGCGGTACCGCAGCCTGTTCGGCGCCGAGCCGCACGGGTCGGCGTTCGACCTGCCCGAGCAGGGCGTGAAGGTGTGCTTCGTCGACGCGCCGAACATGCAGGTGGAGCTGATCGAGCCACTCGGGCCGGAGTCGCCGATTGCGCGCTTCCTCGAGAAAAACCCCGAGGGCGGCCAGCATCATGTCTGCTTCGAGGTGGACGACATCGCGGCGGCGCGCCGCTGGTTCGAGGAGAAGGGCGCGCGCATCCTCGGCCCGACCCGCATCGGCGCGCACGGCACCCCGATCTTCTTCCTCCACCCGAAGGACATTGGCGGCGTGCTGACCGAGATCATGGAGTCGCCCAAGGCGGCGCATTGA
- the scpA gene encoding methylmalonyl-CoA mutase — MTIETNSGEDSGAAPKPRDLPEPSTAPSPEAWQALAAREVKGRDLIWHTPEGIDVKPLYTSADVEGWDPGLPGFAPFTRGVRASMYAGRPWTIRQYAGFSTAEESNAFYRRNLAAGQKGLSVAFDLATHRGYDSDHPRVTGDVGKAGVAIDTIDDMKILFDGIPLDEMSVSMTMNGAVIPILAFFIVAGEEQGVPQAKLDGTIQNDILKEFMVRNTYIYPPDASMRIVSDIIAYTSEHMPKFNSISISGYHMQEAGATQVQELAFTIADGKEYARAAIASGLDIDRFAGRLSFFFAIGMNFFMEVAKLRAARTLWHRVMSELGAKDERSKMLRTHCQTSGVSLTEQDPYNNVIRTTIEAMAAMLGGTQSLHTNALDEAIALPTDFSARIARNTQIVLQEETGMTKVVDPLGGSYYVEALTKDLVDRAWEIIERVDAEGGMANAVGAGWPKAMIEEASAARAARVDRGEDVIVGVNKYRLADSDEIDILEVDNHAVREAQIARIERVRAGRDGAACRAALDALREGAGGSANLLALAVEAARQRATLGEISSAMEAAFGRYDTVPTPVAGVYGSAYGNDTRWSALTDGVSAIERRKGRKPRLFVAKMGQDGHDRGANLVSSAFGDMGFEVVAGPLFQTPAEAAETAIKADVDVVGASSLAAGHKTLIPELIQHLRDAGRSDIKVVAGGVIPAQDYQFLREAGVQGIFGPGTNLIDAAGEVLQLLGHNMPPVDEAAE, encoded by the coding sequence ATGACCATCGAGACGAACAGCGGCGAGGACAGCGGCGCTGCGCCCAAGCCGCGCGACCTGCCCGAGCCGTCCACTGCCCCGTCGCCCGAGGCCTGGCAGGCGCTGGCCGCCAGGGAGGTGAAGGGACGCGACCTCATCTGGCACACGCCGGAAGGCATCGACGTCAAGCCGCTCTACACGAGCGCGGACGTGGAAGGCTGGGACCCGGGCCTACCCGGCTTTGCACCGTTCACCCGCGGCGTGCGCGCGTCGATGTACGCCGGGCGGCCGTGGACCATCCGGCAATATGCGGGCTTCTCCACGGCGGAGGAAAGCAACGCCTTCTACCGCCGGAACCTGGCAGCGGGGCAGAAGGGGCTCTCCGTCGCCTTCGATCTCGCTACCCACCGCGGCTACGACAGCGACCATCCGCGCGTGACCGGCGACGTCGGCAAGGCGGGGGTGGCGATCGACACGATCGACGACATGAAAATCCTGTTCGACGGCATCCCGCTCGACGAGATGAGCGTCTCGATGACGATGAACGGCGCGGTGATCCCGATCCTCGCCTTCTTCATCGTCGCGGGCGAGGAGCAGGGCGTTCCTCAGGCGAAGCTCGACGGGACCATCCAGAACGACATCCTCAAGGAGTTCATGGTCCGCAACACCTACATCTATCCGCCCGACGCCTCGATGCGGATCGTCTCGGACATCATCGCCTACACGTCCGAGCACATGCCCAAGTTCAACTCGATCTCGATCTCCGGCTACCACATGCAGGAGGCGGGGGCGACGCAGGTGCAGGAGCTCGCCTTCACCATCGCGGACGGCAAGGAATATGCTAGGGCGGCGATCGCGTCGGGGCTCGACATCGACCGGTTCGCCGGTCGCCTGAGCTTCTTCTTCGCCATCGGCATGAACTTCTTCATGGAAGTGGCTAAGCTGCGCGCAGCGCGCACCCTGTGGCACCGGGTGATGAGCGAGCTCGGCGCCAAGGACGAGCGGTCGAAGATGCTTCGCACGCACTGCCAGACCAGCGGTGTTTCGCTGACCGAGCAGGACCCCTACAACAATGTCATCCGCACGACGATCGAGGCGATGGCGGCGATGCTCGGCGGGACCCAGAGCCTGCACACCAACGCGCTCGACGAGGCGATCGCGCTGCCGACGGACTTCTCCGCCCGCATCGCTCGCAACACGCAGATCGTGCTGCAGGAAGAGACCGGGATGACCAAGGTCGTCGATCCCCTGGGCGGCTCCTACTATGTCGAGGCGCTGACCAAGGATCTGGTCGATCGCGCGTGGGAGATCATCGAGCGGGTTGATGCCGAGGGCGGGATGGCGAACGCCGTCGGCGCCGGCTGGCCCAAGGCGATGATCGAGGAAGCCAGCGCGGCGCGTGCGGCGCGGGTCGACCGCGGCGAGGACGTGATCGTCGGGGTCAACAAGTACCGGCTCGCCGACTCCGACGAGATCGACATCCTCGAAGTCGACAACCACGCGGTTCGCGAGGCGCAGATCGCGCGCATCGAGCGGGTCCGTGCGGGCCGCGACGGGGCGGCGTGCCGGGCGGCGCTGGATGCGCTGCGAGAAGGCGCGGGGGGCAGCGCGAACCTGCTCGCGCTCGCCGTCGAGGCGGCGCGGCAGCGCGCCACGCTCGGCGAGATCTCGAGCGCGATGGAGGCGGCGTTCGGGCGCTACGACACGGTCCCGACACCCGTCGCCGGAGTTTATGGCAGCGCCTATGGCAACGACACGCGCTGGTCGGCGCTGACCGACGGCGTGTCGGCGATCGAGCGGCGCAAGGGCCGCAAGCCCCGCCTGTTTGTCGCCAAAATGGGTCAGGACGGCCATGATCGGGGTGCCAACCTCGTCAGCTCGGCCTTTGGCGACATGGGCTTCGAGGTGGTTGCCGGCCCCTTGTTCCAGACGCCCGCCGAAGCGGCCGAGACCGCGATCAAGGCGGACGTCGACGTGGTCGGCGCGTCGAGCCTCGCGGCCGGCCACAAAACGCTCATCCCCGAGCTGATCCAGCATTTGCGCGACGCGGGCCGGAGCGACATCAAGGTCGTCGCCGGCGGCGTCATCCCCGCGCAGGATTACCAGTTCCTCCGCGAGGCGGGTGTGCAGGGCATTTTCGGGCCCGGCACCAACCTCATCGACGCAGCGGGCGAGGTGCTCCAGCTGCTCGGCCATAACATGCCGCCGGTGGACGAGGCGGCGGAGTGA
- a CDS encoding acetyl-CoA carboxylase biotin carboxylase subunit, which produces MFSKILIANRGEIACRVIKTARRMGIKTVAVYSDADARAPFVKMADESVRLGPAPASESYLKAELIIDACKATGAEAVHPGYGFLSERTSFAEALAANGIAFIGPPANAIAAMGDKIESKKLAMQAGVNVVPGFVGEIEDTELAVRISNEIGYPVMMKASAGGGGKGMRLAYTEKDVREGFESVKREGLNSFGDDRVFIEKFILDPRHIEIQILGDQQGNILYLNERECSIQRRHQKVVEEAPSPFVTPAMRKAMGEQCVALARAVAYYSAGTVELIVSGADPTGESFYFLEMNTRLQVEHPVTEAITGIDLVEQMIRVAAGEALPFTQDDIKIDGWSIENRVYAEDPYRGFLPSTGRLTRYRPPVKGWTDDGAENGRRGVAGVRVDDGVYEGGEVSMFYDPMIAKLVTWGRTRDEAADRQVAALDAFEIEGLGHNVDFVSAIMQHPRFRSGELTTGFIAEEYPDGFHGAPLDEQLTGDLAAIAALIATAHEVRAGQVDGQLGGPLTLRHEHVVRLDGGVEHRVRFNIDRVSVDGGREEQLDCDYIPGQRLIEARIGDRTRIVKVARDKANWKLTTRGAQHRAIVLPPHVAELARHMIEKVPPDLSKFLLAPMPGLLTRLDVQVGEKVEAGQPIAVMEAMKMENILRAEKTGTVKATPASAGDSMAVDQVIVEFE; this is translated from the coding sequence ATGTTCTCCAAAATCCTCATCGCCAATCGCGGCGAAATCGCTTGCCGGGTGATCAAGACGGCGCGGCGCATGGGCATCAAGACGGTGGCGGTCTATTCCGACGCCGATGCGCGGGCGCCGTTCGTGAAGATGGCGGACGAGAGCGTTCGGCTCGGGCCGGCGCCGGCGTCTGAAAGCTATTTGAAGGCGGAGCTGATCATCGACGCCTGCAAGGCGACGGGCGCCGAGGCGGTGCACCCGGGCTATGGCTTCCTGTCCGAGCGGACCAGCTTTGCCGAGGCGCTCGCCGCCAACGGCATCGCCTTCATCGGCCCCCCGGCGAACGCGATCGCGGCGATGGGCGACAAGATCGAGTCCAAGAAGCTCGCCATGCAGGCGGGCGTCAACGTCGTCCCCGGGTTCGTCGGCGAGATCGAGGACACCGAGCTTGCGGTGCGGATCTCGAACGAGATCGGCTATCCGGTGATGATGAAGGCGTCGGCGGGCGGCGGCGGCAAGGGGATGCGGCTGGCCTATACCGAGAAGGACGTCCGCGAGGGGTTCGAGAGCGTCAAGCGCGAGGGGCTGAACAGCTTCGGCGACGACCGCGTCTTCATCGAGAAGTTCATCCTCGACCCGCGCCACATCGAGATCCAGATCCTCGGCGACCAGCAAGGGAATATCCTTTACCTCAACGAGCGCGAGTGCTCGATCCAGCGGCGCCACCAGAAGGTCGTCGAAGAGGCGCCGTCGCCGTTCGTCACCCCCGCCATGCGCAAGGCGATGGGCGAGCAGTGCGTCGCGCTGGCCCGAGCGGTCGCCTATTACAGCGCGGGCACGGTCGAGCTGATCGTGTCGGGCGCCGACCCGACGGGCGAGAGTTTCTACTTCTTGGAGATGAACACACGGCTCCAGGTCGAGCATCCGGTGACCGAGGCGATCACCGGGATCGACCTCGTCGAGCAGATGATCCGCGTCGCGGCGGGCGAGGCGCTGCCGTTCACGCAGGACGACATCAAGATCGACGGCTGGTCGATCGAGAACCGGGTCTATGCCGAGGACCCGTATCGCGGCTTCTTGCCCTCGACCGGGCGGCTGACCCGCTATCGCCCGCCGGTGAAGGGCTGGACCGACGACGGCGCCGAGAACGGCCGCCGCGGCGTGGCCGGGGTGCGCGTCGACGACGGCGTCTATGAGGGCGGCGAAGTCTCGATGTTCTACGATCCCATGATCGCCAAGCTGGTGACCTGGGGGAGGACCCGCGACGAGGCGGCGGACCGCCAGGTCGCGGCCTTGGACGCGTTCGAGATCGAGGGGCTCGGACACAACGTCGACTTCGTCTCGGCGATCATGCAGCACCCGCGCTTCCGCTCGGGCGAGCTGACCACCGGCTTCATCGCCGAGGAATATCCGGACGGCTTCCACGGCGCGCCGCTGGACGAGCAGCTGACGGGCGACCTGGCCGCCATCGCCGCGCTGATCGCCACCGCGCACGAGGTCCGGGCGGGGCAGGTCGACGGGCAGTTGGGCGGCCCGCTGACGCTCCGCCATGAGCATGTCGTGCGATTGGACGGTGGGGTCGAGCACCGGGTCCGCTTCAACATCGACCGGGTCAGCGTCGACGGCGGGCGCGAGGAGCAGCTCGACTGCGACTATATCCCCGGGCAGCGGCTGATCGAGGCGCGCATCGGCGACCGCACGCGGATCGTCAAGGTCGCGCGCGACAAGGCCAACTGGAAGCTCACGACCCGCGGCGCGCAGCACCGCGCGATCGTCCTTCCGCCGCACGTCGCCGAGCTGGCCCGGCACATGATCGAGAAGGTGCCGCCGGACCTGTCGAAGTTCCTGCTGGCGCCCATGCCCGGGTTGCTGACCCGGCTCGACGTGCAGGTCGGCGAGAAAGTGGAGGCCGGCCAGCCGATCGCGGTGATGGAGGCGATGAAGATGGAAAACATCCTTCGCGCCGAGAAGACGGGGACCGTCAAGGCGACCCCCGCCAGCGCCGGCGACAGCATGGCCGTCGACCAGGTGATCGTCGAGTTCGAGTAG
- a CDS encoding bifunctional phosphopantothenoylcysteine decarboxylase/phosphopantothenate synthase codes for MARILLIVGGGIAAYKASELIRLARRAGNSVTPVLTAGGAHFVTPMTLAALAESPVYTSLWDLKDETEMGHIQLSRAADLVLVCPATADLLAKMAAGIADDLATTLLLATDKPVVAAPAMNVRMWQHAATQANVATLRGRGIMVIEPDEGEMACGEYGPGRLPEPAAILAQLPLEAPALPGHPEFQAGAAPGEGLVPQPAAGPLAGKHILVTAGPTHEPIDPVRVIANRSSGKQGFAIAAAAAQAGARVTLVAGPVSLPTPGGVTRIDVETAEQMLAAADAALPADAAILVAAVADWKVAPSPTKLKKSAGPPRLEFAPNPDILATLGRHPLRPRLLVGFAAETGDLLAQAEAKRNAKGADWIVANDVSGDVMGGGTNQVHLVTAGGDEEWDHLPKEEVGRRLVARVAEALR; via the coding sequence ATGGCGCGCATCCTGCTCATCGTCGGCGGCGGCATCGCCGCCTACAAGGCCAGCGAGCTGATCCGGCTCGCTCGCAGGGCCGGCAACAGCGTGACTCCGGTGCTGACCGCCGGGGGAGCCCATTTCGTTACCCCAATGACCCTCGCCGCGCTGGCGGAGAGCCCGGTCTATACCTCCTTGTGGGACCTCAAGGACGAGACCGAGATGGGGCACATCCAGCTCAGCCGGGCGGCCGATCTCGTGCTCGTCTGCCCGGCTACGGCCGACCTTCTGGCGAAGATGGCGGCGGGGATCGCCGACGACCTTGCCACGACCCTCCTCCTCGCGACCGACAAACCGGTGGTCGCCGCCCCGGCGATGAACGTCCGCATGTGGCAGCACGCGGCGACGCAGGCCAATGTCGCCACGCTGCGCGGGCGCGGGATCATGGTGATCGAGCCGGACGAGGGCGAGATGGCGTGCGGCGAATACGGGCCGGGGCGCTTGCCCGAGCCGGCAGCGATCCTGGCGCAGCTCCCGCTCGAAGCGCCGGCGCTGCCGGGTCATCCCGAGTTCCAGGCCGGAGCCGCGCCGGGCGAAGGGCTGGTGCCACAGCCAGCCGCGGGACCGCTCGCCGGAAAGCACATCCTCGTCACCGCGGGACCCACCCACGAGCCGATCGACCCCGTGCGCGTGATCGCCAACCGCTCCTCGGGGAAGCAGGGCTTCGCGATCGCCGCCGCCGCCGCGCAGGCCGGCGCGCGGGTCACGCTGGTGGCCGGTCCGGTGTCCCTGCCGACCCCCGGCGGGGTGACACGCATCGACGTCGAGACCGCCGAGCAGATGCTCGCTGCGGCCGATGCCGCCCTGCCGGCCGACGCAGCGATCCTCGTCGCCGCAGTCGCCGACTGGAAGGTGGCGCCCTCACCGACCAAGCTGAAGAAGAGCGCCGGTCCGCCACGGCTCGAGTTCGCGCCCAATCCCGACATCCTGGCGACGCTCGGTCGCCACCCACTCCGTCCGCGCCTGCTGGTCGGCTTTGCGGCCGAGACTGGGGACCTGCTCGCCCAGGCCGAGGCCAAGCGAAACGCGAAGGGCGCCGACTGGATCGTCGCCAACGACGTGTCGGGCGACGTGATGGGCGGCGGCACCAACCAGGTCCACCTCGTCACTGCCGGGGGCGACGAGGAATGGGATCACCTCCCGAAGGAAGAAGTCGGGCGCCGCCTCGTCGCGCGAGTCGCCGAGGCGCTGCGCTAG
- the yghU gene encoding glutathione-dependent disulfide-bond oxidoreductase, which translates to MADADYVPPKVWTWNQPSGGQFASINRPVAGQTHDKDLSVGEHPFQLYSLATPNGQKVTILFEELLAAGFDQAEYDAWLINIRDGEQFSSGFVEANPNSKIPVLVDRSGDEPVRVFESGAILLYLAEKFAAFLPATGPRRAETLSWLMWQMGSAPFLGGGFGHFFAYAPVKIQYAIDRYAMEAKRQLDVLDRQLRDHEYVAGAEYSIADMAIWPWYGQVALGRTYEGADTFLSVHEYEHVLRWAKQIADRPAVRRGRIVNRITGEGAQLRERHSAADVDSALQEAAALS; encoded by the coding sequence ATGGCCGACGCCGACTACGTACCCCCGAAGGTCTGGACCTGGAATCAGCCAAGCGGTGGGCAGTTCGCCAGCATCAACCGGCCGGTCGCCGGGCAGACCCATGACAAGGACCTCTCGGTCGGCGAGCACCCGTTCCAGCTCTACTCGCTGGCGACGCCCAACGGGCAGAAGGTGACGATCCTGTTCGAGGAGTTGCTGGCAGCCGGCTTCGACCAGGCAGAGTATGACGCCTGGCTGATCAACATTCGTGATGGGGAGCAGTTCTCGAGCGGGTTCGTCGAGGCCAATCCGAACAGCAAGATACCGGTGCTGGTGGATCGATCCGGCGACGAGCCGGTGCGGGTGTTCGAGAGCGGCGCCATTCTTCTCTACCTCGCCGAGAAGTTCGCCGCCTTCCTGCCGGCAACCGGTCCCCGGCGGGCGGAGACGCTCAGCTGGCTGATGTGGCAGATGGGCTCCGCGCCCTTCCTCGGAGGCGGGTTCGGGCACTTCTTCGCCTACGCGCCGGTCAAGATCCAATACGCCATCGACCGCTACGCGATGGAGGCCAAGCGCCAGCTCGACGTCCTCGACCGGCAGCTCCGCGATCATGAGTATGTCGCGGGAGCGGAGTACAGCATCGCCGACATGGCGATCTGGCCCTGGTACGGGCAGGTCGCGCTGGGCAGGACCTACGAGGGTGCCGACACGTTCCTGTCGGTCCACGAATATGAGCATGTGCTGCGCTGGGCGAAGCAAATCGCGGATCGGCCGGCGGTGCGGCGCGGCCGGATCGTCAACCGGATCACGGGCGAGGGAGCGCAGCTGCGCGAGAGGCACAGCGCGGCGGATGTGGACAGCGCACTGCAGGAAGCTGCGGCACTCTCCTAG
- a CDS encoding PilZ domain-containing protein, with protein sequence MTLIRKPRPEPRLKRVRLEMPGNIVRGDGTAYIATVRDLSSSGFRIETDARLEPGEYIDLQVGRERASAQIRWVMGFEAGGQFDKPVNLTD encoded by the coding sequence ATGACTCTGATCAGAAAGCCGCGGCCCGAGCCGCGCCTGAAGCGTGTCAGACTGGAGATGCCCGGAAACATCGTCCGCGGTGACGGGACCGCTTACATCGCGACGGTCCGCGACCTGTCCAGCAGCGGGTTCCGTATCGAGACGGATGCCCGCCTCGAACCGGGCGAATATATTGATCTGCAGGTAGGCCGGGAACGCGCATCGGCGCAGATCCGCTGGGTAATGGGCTTCGAGGCCGGCGGTCAGTTCGACAAGCCCGTCAACTTGACGGACTAG
- the ubiB gene encoding 2-polyprenylphenol 6-hydroxylase, with protein sequence MTTAVTHLWRLLKWGRTLARHGALRGIERDPLTPTPVRRLIQVAQIGTRVPERPDYAAAMKAIGPAAIKLGQALATRPDLVGAEAAENLLQLQDSLPPAPFAAIRRQVESALDAPLESLYTRFDEEPVGAASIAQVHRALTTDGKDVAVKVLRPGIEEEFARALETYEWAAAHVEIHGGDEALRLRPRLVVAYFRQWVNRELDLQREAASASELAENMVAEPGFHIPEIDWRRTARRVMTLEWLDGTKLSNRERLIAEGHDVRQLAATLVRGFLRQAVVDGFFHADLHQGNLFALRDGRIAAIDFGIMGRINRQARMWLAEILYGLITGNYRRVAEIHFEAQYVPSHHNVDEFATALRAVGEPMRGLPVKSISVGRMLEGLFSITRDFDMQTQPHLLLLQKTMVMNEGVATALDPDINMWETAEPFLREWMRSELGPEAYVADRLIATSRSLRKLPDLIDRIDAYFPKPGAAPPPPPLAEVEVLQPQSAWRLLLVALLAGAIGTVAGALLF encoded by the coding sequence TTGACCACCGCGGTCACCCATCTCTGGCGGCTGCTGAAATGGGGGCGGACTCTTGCCCGCCACGGCGCGTTGCGGGGCATCGAGCGCGACCCGCTCACCCCCACTCCGGTCCGCCGGCTGATCCAGGTGGCGCAGATCGGCACCCGGGTGCCGGAGCGTCCCGATTACGCCGCCGCGATGAAGGCGATCGGGCCGGCGGCGATCAAGCTCGGCCAAGCGCTCGCCACCCGCCCCGACCTTGTCGGAGCGGAGGCCGCCGAGAACCTGCTCCAGCTGCAGGACTCGCTCCCACCCGCCCCGTTTGCGGCGATCCGCCGTCAGGTCGAGAGTGCGCTCGATGCGCCGCTGGAGAGCCTCTACACGCGGTTCGACGAGGAGCCGGTCGGCGCCGCCTCGATCGCCCAGGTCCACCGCGCGCTGACCACCGACGGCAAGGACGTCGCGGTGAAGGTGCTCCGCCCGGGGATCGAGGAGGAGTTCGCCCGCGCCCTTGAAACCTACGAATGGGCCGCCGCGCACGTCGAAATCCATGGCGGCGACGAGGCGCTCCGCCTCCGCCCGCGGCTGGTCGTCGCCTATTTCCGGCAGTGGGTGAACCGCGAACTCGACCTCCAGCGCGAGGCGGCCTCCGCCTCGGAGCTCGCCGAGAACATGGTCGCCGAGCCCGGCTTCCACATTCCCGAGATCGACTGGCGGCGGACCGCCCGCCGGGTGATGACCCTGGAGTGGCTCGACGGCACCAAGCTCTCCAATCGCGAGCGGCTCATCGCGGAAGGACATGACGTCAGGCAGCTCGCCGCCACGCTCGTTCGCGGCTTCCTTCGCCAGGCGGTGGTCGATGGCTTCTTTCATGCCGACCTCCACCAGGGCAATCTCTTCGCGCTGCGCGACGGGCGGATTGCCGCGATCGACTTCGGGATCATGGGCCGGATCAACCGCCAGGCACGGATGTGGCTGGCCGAGATCCTCTATGGGCTGATCACGGGCAATTACCGCCGGGTCGCCGAAATCCACTTCGAAGCCCAGTACGTCCCCTCGCACCACAATGTCGACGAGTTTGCGACCGCGCTCCGCGCCGTTGGCGAACCGATGCGCGGGCTTCCGGTCAAGTCGATCAGCGTCGGAAGGATGCTCGAGGGACTCTTCTCCATCACCCGCGACTTCGACATGCAGACCCAGCCGCACCTGCTTCTATTGCAGAAGACGATGGTGATGAACGAGGGCGTGGCGACCGCGCTCGATCCCGACATCAACATGTGGGAAACCGCCGAGCCCTTCCTGCGTGAATGGATGCGCAGCGAGTTGGGGCCCGAAGCCTATGTCGCCGACCGGCTCATCGCCACCTCGCGCTCGCTGCGCAAGCTGCCCGACCTCATCGACCGGATCGACGCCTACTTCCCCAAGCCAGGGGCCGCGCCGCCGCCGCCGCCCCTGGCCGAGGTGGAAGTGCTGCAGCCGCAGTCGGCGTGGCGCCTGCTCCTGGTCGCACTTCTCGCCGGCGCGATCGGCACCGTGGCCGGGGCTCTGCTCTTCTAG
- a CDS encoding class I SAM-dependent methyltransferase yields the protein MEQPQVNFGDQLVTPEEKTRKVGAVFTSVARRYDLMNDLMSGGMHRLWKDRFVRRVKPRSGEQILDMAGGTGDIAFRMAAKGALVTVSDINPDMLGVGQQRAEKRGIDNLLWQVENAETLSFADASFDAYTIAFGIRNVTDIPAALREAHRVLRRGGRIFVLEFSTSDWPGFGEAYELYASKVIPRVGEAVAGDRDSYQYLVESIRRFPRPERFREMIGEAGFVRAAVEPLLGGLVCIWSGWKI from the coding sequence ATGGAGCAGCCCCAAGTCAATTTCGGCGACCAGCTGGTCACGCCCGAGGAAAAGACCCGCAAGGTCGGCGCGGTGTTCACCTCGGTCGCGCGGCGCTACGACCTCATGAACGATCTCATGTCGGGTGGCATGCACCGGCTGTGGAAGGATCGCTTCGTCCGCCGGGTGAAGCCCCGCAGCGGCGAGCAGATCCTCGACATGGCCGGCGGCACTGGCGACATCGCCTTCCGCATGGCCGCCAAGGGTGCGCTGGTCACCGTCAGCGACATCAACCCCGACATGCTCGGAGTCGGGCAGCAGCGGGCCGAGAAGCGCGGGATCGACAATCTTCTCTGGCAGGTCGAGAATGCCGAGACGCTGAGCTTCGCCGACGCGAGCTTCGACGCCTACACCATCGCGTTCGGGATCCGGAACGTGACCGACATTCCGGCCGCGCTTCGCGAGGCGCATCGGGTGCTTCGCCGCGGCGGCCGCATCTTCGTGCTCGAATTCTCAACCAGCGATTGGCCGGGGTTCGGCGAGGCCTATGAGCTCTATGCCAGCAAGGTCATCCCGCGGGTCGGCGAAGCGGTGGCCGGCGACCGCGACAGCTACCAATATCTCGTCGAGTCGATCCGCCGCTTCCCGCGGCCCGAGCGGTTTCGCGAGATGATCGGCGAGGCGGGGTTCGTCCGGGCCGCCGTCGAACCGTTGCTCGGCGGGCTGGTCTGCATCTGGAGCGGGTGGAAGATTTGA
- the mutM gene encoding bifunctional DNA-formamidopyrimidine glycosylase/DNA-(apurinic or apyrimidinic site) lyase, translated as MPELPEVETTVRGLSRVLQGRRLTRVEARREDLRRAFPPDLRQRLTGARVTGLRRRAKYGLIDTDRGDTMIFHLGMSGRWRIAPRELETHDHLLLATDEGLDLALNDPRRFGSVDLMATEEVPAWPPFVALGPEPFDLTPGELKRRLDGRIASIKLMLLDQGIVAGLGNIYVCEALFRAGISPLRKAGSVSLERLRRLVPAIKAVLEEAIAAGGSTLRDYAQPDGELGYFSKRFDVYDREGQPCPCGGTVKRIVQGGRSTWYCPRCQR; from the coding sequence ATGCCGGAGCTGCCCGAAGTCGAGACCACCGTGCGAGGACTGTCCCGCGTGCTGCAGGGGCGCCGGCTGACCCGGGTCGAGGCGCGGCGCGAGGACTTGCGACGTGCGTTCCCGCCCGACCTCCGGCAGCGTCTCACCGGAGCGCGGGTAACGGGGCTGCGGCGGCGGGCAAAGTACGGCCTGATCGACACCGACCGCGGCGACACGATGATCTTTCATCTCGGCATGTCGGGGCGATGGCGGATCGCCCCGAGAGAGCTCGAGACGCACGACCATCTGCTGCTGGCAACGGACGAGGGGCTGGACCTGGCGCTCAACGATCCGCGACGGTTCGGCTCCGTCGACCTGATGGCGACCGAGGAGGTGCCCGCCTGGCCGCCCTTCGTGGCGCTCGGCCCGGAACCCTTCGATCTCACCCCCGGGGAGTTGAAGCGCCGGCTTGACGGCCGAATTGCCTCGATCAAGCTGATGCTGCTCGACCAGGGGATCGTCGCGGGGCTCGGCAACATCTATGTTTGCGAGGCGCTGTTCCGCGCAGGGATCAGCCCGCTGCGCAAGGCCGGCAGCGTGTCGCTGGAGCGACTCCGCAGGCTGGTGCCCGCGATCAAGGCGGTGCTGGAGGAAGCGATCGCAGCTGGAGGATCGACCCTCCGCGACTATGCCCAGCCGGACGGCGAACTCGGCTATTTTTCCAAGCGGTTCGACGTGTACGATCGGGAGGGGCAGCCTTGTCCATGCGGGGGTACGGTCAAGCGGATCGTTCAGGGCGGGCGCTCGACCTGGTACTGCCCGCGCTGCCAGCGCTGA